The Methylovirgula sp. 4M-Z18 sequence GTTGGAAACGGAGATCGAGCCCTCGTTCGATGAGCTCGCTGCCCAGTTGCGGCAGCTCACTGCGCGACGCAAACAGACCCCCGCCGAGGTCCTGCTGCGCGAAGGACGTGACGAGCGGTGAGCGAGACACTTGTCATCGATGCCAGCATCGCCGTCAAATGGGTGATCGAGGAAGACAGCACGCCTCTGGCGCTTGGCCTGCGGCAGGATCATCGCTTCGCAGCGCCTGAGCTGCTGACCGTCGAGTGCGCCAACATTCTCTGGA is a genomic window containing:
- a CDS encoding FitA-like ribbon-helix-helix domain-containing protein, giving the protein MAGNLHVRNLDDDLIAKLKTRAARHGRSAEAEHREILKQALETEIEPSFDELAAQLRQLTARRKQTPAEVLLREGRDER